AGTTGGACAGTCGTTTCGAAATTTTGGGAAGGAAGACAACAACAAAACTTCATGCCATAGCCCCTCCTCCATCTCTCAGGCATCTTCATGTACAAAATGTGGATCAGCCACCACAACTGGAATTGGTGGTGTTGATTTAGGGAGGTCCTTGACACCTGTTAGTGATCAAAATGAAGAAATGGAGTACAAGAGCAGTAAATCATACCATGAAGACTTGGTTGGTGGGTCTGATTCTTCATGCTTAGATGACTTGGAGAATTCATGTGACACTGCATTGCAGCTGCTGCTGGACTTTCCAATTAACAATGACATGAGCTTCTTGGAAGGAAATATTGATAACTACACTACTGAGTGTTCTGCAATGTTAGACTGAAAATTCCATGATCTGTCCTCTTGGAACTGTGACTGGAAGCATGAGATAAACAATTTTGAGCTGTTTTTTTAGCAGTTGGAAAGAGAGGAAGCTGGTCATGAGTACTGCATATATACTTATTATTCCTTGTAACCTCAATGAATttcttatctatatatgtaattaTGCAGTGAAACTTTATATATTTTGGAATTTGGTAGGTTGTAAGATGGATATGCTATATATCATCACTTGTTGCCTCTGTTTAGTGCAACATTTCAAATGTATGGAAGTATTTGAGTCATGCTTGGCTCTAAGTTAGCACAAATTGAGGGTCAAATCAAAGTTTTTCATACAGAAGAACCCAACAAAACATAGATTTAATTGCTATACAAACAGAgtataataaatattttctgtTCTTGCAGTAAAGGACAGCCACAACACCACTTGAGGATGAAACAAGAAATACAAAACATACaaacaaaaacactaaatacaatTACAACTCCAACAACGGGTACAAAACTAAAAGCAGCCAAAGGCCTTCTTTGGAACCTGTCCAGTAGCGCGATACTTGGCCGCCATCTCCTCTGCCTTGAGCAATTCTTCTCTGCGTTTGGCTTCAACCATtgccttcttttcttctgcTTCTTTGTGAATCAAAgctattttattattaatttgttcTGCGTATTGCGCCTTTTTATTCTCTAATTCTTCCTGCAAATCCCcaaatttatttcaattttcacaGATCTCTAACCCATCTATAAAAGTTAACATTCATCAATTTGGTAATTTAGTTGGTTCATTAGGTTCCTAAATTGATGCagtttctttttaatttatctccaattttcttacatttttccTTGAGGGATGGAGAAAATATGCATTCATATTGGTAGATAGGTACTAAGATCACGATTAGAAGCAAAATATAGCTGCAGAACAAAACCACAGGGTTGTCATTACCTCTTTCTTTTTGAGTTTGGCTTCCAGAGCAGCTTTCTGGCAATTTTCCCATGCAGCAACAGCAGAGATCTTTTTCTGAGCCCTGTTTAGGTCCAAGATTCCACTTTATCATTAATAGCAGTTTTGGGATTGTAAACTTAAATGAATTAGCAAAGAATTGGCAGCTTGAAGAAGCAATATAAGTTTACAAACATAACTACTTAGGACAAAAGGTCAGAAGATGCTTCTTGCTTCATATGCTATTTAGCTATATAATTTTTTGAGCCCCGTTTACAGTACTCAAAGATTTCGCTTTTATTATGTTGTTTATATGATGAAGATATATTCCAGCTCTACTATGTTCTGAAAGGAATGCAGATAATTAATGAGAGCTTACTTATTTTCGTATTTAGTCTTTTCACTTTCTTCCCATGCCTTGATAAAGGAcgccttcttctccttttcaacCTCCGCAAGAGCAATATCTGAAATACATAATATGAGGGAATTTAGTCATTGGATACATTGTGCATAAATTGAACTACTTGATCATGCCCTACACATTAGTCTCAACCATAACCAGGAAGCAAGACTATAGTCACCAAATGAAAGCAGAAAAAAGATCTAATTGATGCCCTAAGCAaagtatttattatattttttgaaaactcaATCAAAATACTAACCAGATGACAACAAACTATTGCAGggaaagaaaacaaaccaaaagacATAAAAAGATGCCTTTCAATTCTAAGTAACATCATAATATTCTcttattaagaaaataaattatctGAGAAGAATTCCATCACAGACCTCTGTCAATCGATCCCCCCGTGGGTTTCTTCTCTGCAGAATTTGGACTCtctgaaaaaaaatagagtgaTAAAAGAGGTGAGAAAAGCTAATGAACAGAAACAAAGGTTCTCCTTAAGCACGAATTACTCAAAGACAGTCTGAGACAGATAAAGACATGATATTCGGTATACTACATTAAGCTTATAGGACTATGACTTGCGCAAAAATATGAACCCAGGTTTATTTACAGTCCCGGAGAAAAGTTGCCAAAAACTAGAGATATGCATGCCAAATGAAATGTGGTCTATCATTAATAGAgcaattaaacaaaaatttgtGAATACTAGCTTTCCTTGGATAGTCAGTCCAAAAAGTTTCCAGTTATATTGCACTGATTTTTGTGAGGATACACGAGCTTTGAACATAATGAGGGTCAAAATGTAGAAACAGCATGGAAATGAGTAACAATGTACAAATCAGTATGACTCCCAATTAGCATGTGCTGATTCAAACAGAAGCACGCAAGGCATTTTGCTCAAAAACTGGGAAAATGGATATGCATAACATCCGGAACGAAGTAGGTAAGAGTAGAGAGCTATGACACATAAAGAAAGCCTCGGTTTCTATTTGAATCATATAAGAATATCagcttttcaaaaaatttcaatgcAGAATGAGGCTTAGTTGCAGCTTCTTTTAGTTCAAGAACACCAATAACTCTGACCAACAATGTGCCTGATGTCACTCACTGCATTGTGCATTATGAGGTGGCCAAAAAGGCACCACAGTTTAGATCTATATGataggaaaataaataataaatttcttCACAAAAGATTAAAATAGTACcttctttggataacattaatTATTTATCTTAATGCCTGTTTTCATCTTCCAGAGTCGATTTTATGACAAGGGAGGAACAAAATAACCAAATAAGAATTTAACTGAGAGTACTGACGACTGATCTCTAATTTGGTATAACCATTCTCAATTCCTGATCTTTGATATGCAGAGACTTGGCCAAAAGGGACCTACTTTTTTTTGGATCTGATTGTATAACAAAAACAACTGATTTTACCAAAATACACGTCTAGGGTATTAAGATGTCAACAAACTTAACAAGATATCCTTTCGGAAATCTGAATCTCTACATTGCTTTATCATTAGTTTGAGGAATTGCCATCAATTTTGTCTCAAACTGTAATTATCAGCAATGGACAGCTCTCTCTGCTATACATAAGAGGACTGAGGattaaaaagagaaaggaaatgaAACAGCATCATCGATCTATGATTAAAGATGAAAAAGACACACACCCGATTCGTTTTTCCCGACACATGAATGTTAATGGAATTCTGGTTTCCCACCTTTCATATAAAAATAGCACAAGAGTCAAGAGATGATATCCATTATAGAATTAACAGTTACATTATTCATGATCGGCATCATAAAGCAACCGACATTATTTGCCTTTATTGAGCTACAAACAATCCCAACTTCAATCATGAAGGATCAAAAGGGGACCCAGCAATCCCTTTCCAGCTAACAATTAACATATCAATAAAGTATAAGCAACAGATTTATTCATAAATAAAATGAGCTGGCACCCCATGATTGAGGTTAAGTAAATATTAAAATTCCcaccagaaaataaaatatctttCAATTGGTATCCTACTATTCCTCTGATTGAGGTCAAGATGTTCTAATTAGGAAATTCTAAAGTTAACTTCTCTTT
This sequence is a window from Tripterygium wilfordii isolate XIE 37 chromosome 8, ASM1340144v1, whole genome shotgun sequence. Protein-coding genes within it:
- the LOC120004246 gene encoding remorin-like, translating into MEQVKKTVDEPPLAAVAQPINAVEEKVMALAIAEKSPNSAEKKPTGGSIDRDIALAEVEKEKKASFIKAWEESEKTKYENKAQKKISAVAAWENCQKAALEAKLKKKEEELENKKAQYAEQINNKIALIHKEAEEKKAMVEAKRREELLKAEEMAAKYRATGQVPKKAFGCF